One window from the genome of Bradyrhizobium xenonodulans encodes:
- a CDS encoding head-tail joining protein: MSIESAADRAVFLNADEFGAEGIYTRAAGAASDPFSGIFDRPSISTDLNQVASIDARPTFFCRMADLPGAADGDAGDQLAVTGEGAFEVVSIEPDGQGMALLRLGALV; the protein is encoded by the coding sequence ATGTCGATCGAGTCCGCCGCCGATCGCGCCGTGTTCCTCAACGCCGATGAATTCGGCGCCGAGGGCATCTACACGCGCGCGGCCGGCGCGGCGTCGGACCCGTTCTCCGGCATCTTCGACCGCCCGTCGATCAGCACCGACCTCAACCAGGTCGCCTCGATCGACGCTCGGCCGACGTTCTTCTGCCGCATGGCGGACCTGCCGGGGGCGGCGGATGGTGACGCCGGAGACCAGCTGGCCGTCACCGGCGAGGGCGCGTTTGAGGTGGTCTCGATCGAGCCGGACGGGCAGGGCATGGCGCTGCTGCGGCTGGGGGCGCTGGTCTGA